One window of the Streptomyces sp. ITFR-21 genome contains the following:
- the fabI gene encoding enoyl-ACP reductase FabI yields MSGILDGKRVLITGVLMESSIAFHTAKLAQEQGAEIILTAFPRPTLTERIAKKLPKPVKVVELDVTDTGHLARLENVVREELGGLDGVVHSIGFAPQDALGGNFLNTPFESVATAMHVSAYSLKSLTMACLPLMENGGSVVGLTFDAQYAWPQYDWMGPAKAALEATSRYIARDLGKQNVRCNLISAGPIGSMAAKSIPGFAELADVWNHRSPLEWDMSDPEPAGRGVVALLSDWFPKTTGEIVHVDGGLHAVGA; encoded by the coding sequence ATGAGCGGAATCCTCGACGGCAAGCGCGTCCTCATCACGGGTGTGCTGATGGAGTCCTCCATCGCCTTCCACACCGCCAAGCTGGCTCAGGAGCAGGGTGCCGAGATCATCCTGACCGCCTTCCCGCGGCCGACCCTCACCGAGCGGATCGCCAAGAAGCTGCCCAAGCCGGTCAAGGTGGTCGAGCTGGACGTGACCGACACCGGGCACCTGGCCCGCCTGGAGAACGTGGTGCGCGAGGAACTGGGCGGCCTCGACGGCGTGGTGCACTCCATCGGCTTCGCCCCGCAGGACGCGCTGGGCGGCAACTTCCTCAACACGCCCTTCGAGTCGGTCGCGACCGCGATGCACGTGTCGGCGTACTCGCTGAAGTCCCTCACTATGGCCTGCCTGCCCCTCATGGAGAACGGCGGCTCGGTCGTCGGCCTCACCTTCGACGCGCAGTACGCCTGGCCGCAGTACGACTGGATGGGCCCGGCCAAGGCCGCGCTGGAGGCCACGTCCCGCTACATCGCCCGCGACCTGGGCAAGCAGAACGTGCGCTGCAACCTCATCTCGGCCGGCCCGATCGGTTCGATGGCCGCCAAGTCCATCCCCGGCTTCGCCGAACTCGCCGATGTCTGGAACCACCGCTCGCCGCTGGAGTGGGACATGTCCGATCCCGAGCCGGCCGGCCGCGGCGTCGTCGCCCTGCTCTCGGACTGGTTCCCGAAGACCACCGGCGAGATCGTGCACGTGGACGGCGGGCTGCACGCCGTCGGAGCCTGA
- a CDS encoding SixA phosphatase family protein, with protein MSADSPRTLVLLRHAKADWPSVPDHERPLADRGRLDSPAVGRRFTDDGISPELALCSTAARTRETWKLAAHEMPHRPRTVYEERLYEASLGDLLALLAETPDEVRSLLLVGHNPGIHALAEALAGAAEGDALARMNRVGFPTAAFAVLAVPGSWKAAEHGVGTLTGFWTPHEA; from the coding sequence ATGAGCGCCGATTCACCCCGCACCCTCGTCCTGCTCCGGCACGCCAAGGCCGACTGGCCCTCGGTCCCGGACCACGAGCGACCGCTGGCCGACCGCGGCCGACTGGACTCCCCGGCCGTCGGCCGCCGCTTCACCGACGACGGCATCAGCCCCGAACTCGCCCTGTGCTCCACCGCCGCCCGCACCCGCGAGACGTGGAAGCTCGCCGCCCACGAGATGCCGCACCGCCCCCGGACGGTGTACGAGGAGCGGCTCTACGAGGCGAGCCTCGGCGACCTGCTGGCGCTGCTCGCCGAGACCCCCGACGAGGTCCGCTCGCTGCTGCTGGTCGGCCACAACCCCGGCATCCACGCCCTCGCCGAAGCGCTGGCCGGCGCCGCGGAAGGCGACGCGCTGGCCCGGATGAACCGGGTCGGATTCCCCACCGCAGCCTTCGCGGTCCTCGCCGTCCCCGGCTCCTGGAAGGCCGCGGAGCACGGGGTCGGCACGTTGACGGGCTTCTGGACACCCCACGAGGCGTAG
- a CDS encoding SGM_5486 family transporter-associated protein codes for MPVLEPNPPQPQRRLLILFGLMMGVPAIVAVVAVIAARMG; via the coding sequence ATGCCCGTCCTCGAACCGAACCCCCCGCAGCCCCAGCGGCGCCTGCTGATCCTCTTCGGCCTGATGATGGGGGTGCCCGCCATCGTCGCGGTCGTCGCCGTCATCGCCGCCCGGATGGGCTGA
- a CDS encoding FadR/GntR family transcriptional regulator encodes MNLGPVPRAATLSDQVIVRLRAEIALGVWPVGSRIPTEPELVERLGVARNTVREAVRALAHNGLLDIRQGSGTYVVATSELAAVMGRRFADADPLHVAELRGSLEATAAALAAERRGEADLAHLEELLARREAAWGSGDADAFAEADAALHLAVVATSHNEVLTALYADLGQVLRDFPRADAGARLRPADHLDHARLVAAIRDRDADRAAAEARGHAFPCGFTEA; translated from the coding sequence ATGAATCTCGGACCCGTGCCCCGCGCCGCCACTCTCTCCGACCAGGTCATCGTCCGGCTGCGCGCCGAGATCGCCTTAGGCGTGTGGCCGGTGGGCTCGCGCATCCCCACCGAACCCGAGCTGGTCGAACGGCTCGGGGTGGCCCGCAACACCGTCCGCGAGGCGGTCAGGGCGCTCGCCCACAACGGGCTGCTCGACATCCGGCAGGGCTCGGGCACCTACGTGGTGGCCACCAGCGAACTGGCCGCGGTGATGGGGCGGCGGTTCGCCGACGCGGACCCGCTGCACGTCGCGGAACTGCGCGGCTCGCTGGAGGCGACGGCGGCGGCGCTGGCCGCGGAGCGCCGCGGCGAGGCGGACCTCGCACACCTTGAGGAGCTGCTCGCCCGCCGGGAGGCGGCCTGGGGGTCGGGCGACGCGGACGCCTTCGCGGAAGCCGACGCCGCGCTCCACCTCGCGGTGGTCGCGACCTCGCACAACGAGGTGCTCACCGCCCTGTACGCCGACCTCGGGCAGGTGCTGCGCGACTTCCCGCGGGCCGACGCGGGCGCCCGGCTGCGCCCCGCGGACCACCTCGACCACGCCCGCCTGGTCGCCGCGATCCGCGACCGCGACGCCGACCGGGCCGCCGCCGAGGCCCGTGGCCACGCCTTCCCCTGCGGCTTCACCGAGGCCTGA
- a CDS encoding lytic polysaccharide monooxygenase auxiliary activity family 9 protein, protein MSVRHTTAAAGAVAAALLTVTLTPGLAAAHGALSSPVSRVSGCYAEGPENPKSQVCKDLVADSGTQPLYDWNEVNIANADGQSRTIIPDGHLCSANRDKYRALDWARTDWPATPVTAGSTTVDFRVTAPHKGTMTLYITKQGYDATKPLKWSDLDGTPIATYATVASAPSGYYTINATLPARTGRQLIYQVWQRSDSPEAFYGCSDVVFGQSAAAAATAAKAAFKAPTEAQIAAGESRSTVSHHGHGGTEPIATSDVADSSAGGATLEAALSGSAVLASGALGLLFWSRRRAGTRAGS, encoded by the coding sequence CGGGCCTGGCCGCCGCGCACGGCGCGCTCAGCTCCCCGGTCAGCCGGGTCTCCGGCTGCTACGCCGAAGGCCCGGAGAACCCCAAGTCCCAGGTCTGCAAGGACCTCGTCGCCGACAGCGGCACCCAGCCGCTGTACGACTGGAACGAGGTCAACATCGCCAACGCCGACGGGCAGAGCCGGACGATCATCCCCGACGGCCACCTCTGCTCGGCCAACCGCGACAAGTACCGCGCCCTGGACTGGGCCCGCACCGACTGGCCCGCCACCCCCGTGACGGCCGGTTCGACCACGGTCGACTTCCGCGTCACCGCGCCGCACAAGGGCACCATGACGCTGTACATCACCAAGCAGGGCTACGACGCGACCAAGCCGCTCAAGTGGTCGGACCTGGACGGCACGCCGATCGCCACGTACGCCACCGTCGCCTCGGCGCCCAGCGGCTACTACACGATCAACGCGACTCTGCCGGCCCGCACCGGACGGCAGTTGATCTACCAGGTGTGGCAGCGCAGCGACAGCCCCGAGGCCTTCTACGGCTGCTCCGATGTCGTCTTCGGCCAGTCGGCCGCCGCCGCGGCCACGGCGGCGAAGGCGGCGTTCAAGGCGCCCACCGAGGCGCAGATCGCCGCCGGGGAGTCCCGGTCCACCGTCAGCCACCACGGCCACGGCGGCACTGAGCCCATCGCGACCAGCGACGTAGCGGACTCCTCCGCCGGCGGCGCCACGTTGGAGGCCGCCCTGTCCGGCAGCGCGGTGCTGGCCTCCGGCGCTCTCGGGCTGCTGTTCTGGAGCCGGCGCAGGGCCGGCACACGCGCGGGGAGCTGA
- the serB gene encoding phosphoserine phosphatase SerB, whose amino-acid sequence MDDASQSPASVPPAATPTLLVKIFGRDRPGITAGLFDTLAGYGVDVVDIEQVVTRGRMVLCALVTAPTARGAEGELRATVHTWAETSRMQAEIISGTGDNRPRGEGRSHVTVLGSPLTAEATAAITALITGAGGNIDRIFRLAKYPVTAVEFAVSGAEPARLRSALSPEASARGVDVAVVPAGLQRRAQRLVVMDVDSTLIQDEVIELFAAHAGCEAEVAEVTAAAMRGEMDFEQSLHARVALLAGLDVSVVDKVRAEVRLTPGARTLVRTLKRLGYQVGIVSGGFTQVTEDLQERLGLDFAAANTLEVADGRLTGRVTGPIVDRAGKARLLRAFAEQAGVPLSQTVAVGDGANDLDMLNAAGLGVAFNAKPLVRQAADTAVNVPFLDTVLYLLGITREEIEAADETDGLVTG is encoded by the coding sequence CCGGGCTTTTCGACACGCTCGCCGGCTACGGCGTGGACGTGGTGGACATCGAGCAGGTCGTGACGCGGGGCCGGATGGTGCTGTGCGCCCTGGTGACCGCGCCGACCGCCCGGGGGGCGGAGGGTGAGCTGCGGGCCACCGTGCACACCTGGGCGGAGACCTCGCGGATGCAGGCCGAGATCATCTCGGGCACCGGCGACAACCGCCCGCGCGGTGAGGGCCGCAGCCATGTGACCGTGCTGGGCAGCCCGCTGACCGCCGAGGCCACGGCGGCCATAACCGCGCTGATCACCGGCGCCGGCGGCAACATCGACCGGATCTTCCGGCTGGCGAAGTACCCGGTGACCGCGGTGGAGTTCGCGGTGTCGGGCGCCGAGCCCGCCCGGCTGCGGTCCGCGCTGTCCCCGGAGGCGTCGGCCCGCGGTGTGGACGTCGCGGTGGTGCCGGCCGGGCTCCAGCGCCGGGCGCAGCGCCTGGTGGTGATGGACGTCGACTCCACACTGATCCAGGACGAGGTGATCGAGCTGTTCGCGGCGCACGCCGGGTGCGAGGCGGAGGTCGCCGAGGTGACGGCCGCGGCGATGCGCGGCGAGATGGACTTCGAGCAGTCGCTGCACGCCCGGGTGGCGCTGCTGGCCGGCCTGGACGTCTCGGTGGTGGACAAGGTCCGCGCCGAGGTGCGGCTGACGCCGGGCGCGCGCACCCTGGTCCGCACCCTCAAGCGTCTCGGCTACCAGGTGGGCATCGTCTCGGGCGGTTTCACCCAGGTCACCGAGGACCTCCAGGAGCGGCTGGGCCTGGACTTCGCCGCCGCCAACACCCTGGAGGTGGCCGACGGGCGGCTCACCGGCCGGGTGACCGGCCCGATCGTGGACCGGGCCGGCAAGGCGCGGCTGCTGCGTGCCTTCGCCGAGCAGGCCGGGGTGCCGCTGAGCCAGACGGTGGCGGTCGGCGACGGCGCCAACGACCTGGACATGCTGAACGCGGCCGGACTCGGCGTCGCCTTCAACGCCAAGCCCCTGGTCCGCCAGGCGGCGGACACCGCGGTGAACGTACCCTTCCTCGACACGGTGCTGTATTTGCTGGGCATCACCCGGGAGGAGATCGAGGCCGCCGACGAGACGGACGGACTCGTCACCGGCTGA
- the fabG gene encoding 3-oxoacyl-[acyl-carrier-protein] reductase, which translates to MSRSVLVTGGNRGIGLAIARAFAEAGDDKVAITYRSGLPPAELTDLGVLAVRCDITDPEQVEQAYKEIEAVHGTVEILVANAGITRDQLLIRMTEEDFTTVLDTNLTGTFRVVKRANRGMLRARKGRVVLISSVIGLTGQAGQANYAASKAGLVGFARSLARELGSRNITFNVVAPGFVDTDMTRTLSDEQRAEIVAQVPLGRYAQAEEIAAAVRFLASDDASYITGAVIPVDGGLGMGH; encoded by the coding sequence TTGAGCCGCTCGGTTCTCGTCACCGGAGGTAACCGGGGCATCGGCCTCGCCATCGCGCGGGCGTTCGCCGAGGCGGGCGACGACAAGGTCGCCATCACCTACCGTTCGGGCCTGCCCCCCGCCGAACTCACCGACCTCGGCGTCCTGGCGGTGCGGTGCGACATCACCGACCCGGAGCAGGTGGAGCAGGCGTACAAGGAGATCGAGGCCGTCCACGGCACGGTGGAAATCCTGGTCGCCAACGCCGGGATCACCCGCGACCAGTTGCTGATCCGGATGACCGAGGAGGACTTCACCACGGTCCTGGACACCAACCTCACCGGCACCTTCCGCGTCGTCAAGCGCGCCAACCGCGGCATGCTGCGCGCCCGCAAGGGCCGGGTCGTGCTGATCTCGTCGGTCATCGGCCTGACCGGCCAGGCGGGCCAGGCCAACTACGCGGCCTCCAAGGCCGGCCTGGTCGGCTTCGCCCGCTCCCTCGCCCGTGAACTCGGCTCCCGCAACATCACCTTCAACGTCGTCGCCCCCGGCTTCGTCGACACCGACATGACCCGGACGCTCAGCGACGAGCAGCGCGCCGAGATCGTCGCCCAGGTGCCGCTCGGCCGCTACGCGCAGGCGGAGGAGATCGCGGCGGCCGTCCGCTTCCTCGCCTCCGACGACGCCTCGTACATCACTGGAGCCGTCATCCCCGTTGACGGCGGATTGGGCATGGGTCACTGA